The sequence GAAAAAGCTGGGAAGAGAACAAGATTAAAGAACTGATGGCTGAAGAGAACAGAAAAACTAAAACATTATAATAACTTAAAAAAACAATATATCATGGATTATAACAGAGCATACAACAGAGTTCAGCAATTGAAAAAATTCTATAAAAACCTAATGTGGTTTGGGATTATATCAGCAATTGTTATTGGAGATGATTGGTTTAATGATGAATTGCATTACCAAATGTTTGGTGGGCACTTACTATTAGGCATTTGGGCGCTGATTCTTATAGTGAAAGCCATTTCATTATTTATTTTTAATAATGAATGGGAGGCAGGAATCATTGAAAAAGAGGTGGGAAAAAATAAGAAAACGTTAGATTTTTAAATTTGATTATTTTGTCTAATTTTATTTCTCAATTTTAAAACTAAAACTATTAGCTCAATGATCAAAACTGTAATAATCGAAGACGAAAAACCCGCTTCAAGGAAATTAGAGAGAATGTTAAGTAATTTTCCTGATATTGAGGTAGTTGCTAAAATAGAATCTGTAGAAGAAGGAGTTGCCTGGTTTTCTGAAAATGAACATCCGCAGTTAATTTTTTCAGATATTGTTCTTGGAGACGGATTGTCATTCGATATCTTTGAAAAAGTTCCAACCAAAGGATTTATCATTTATACGACAGCATTTGATCAATATACCCTAAGAGCCTTTAAATTAAATAGTATAGATTACCTATTGAAACCAATTCTTGAAGAGGATCTTTCAGGCGCTATTGAGAAATTTAAATCTTTTATACCTTCCAATAATGATATTGGATCACAGGATATCAAGCAGCTGATAAAAAAAGAAAAATCTGTTCTTTCAAGAGTTTTAGTGAAAATAGGATACAACCTGAAAATTGTTCAGACTCACGAAATAAGTTGTTTTTTCAGCGAGAATAAGATTGTTTATCTTCAGACTGATGAACGTTCGTATCCTTCAGATTTTACATTGGATGAATTAGCTGATATTCTGGATGAGAAAAAGTTTTTCCGTGTTAACAGACAGTTTATTATCAATTCTGATTACATCA is a genomic window of Chryseobacterium nakagawai containing:
- a CDS encoding 2TM domain-containing protein; this encodes MDYNRAYNRVQQLKKFYKNLMWFGIISAIVIGDDWFNDELHYQMFGGHLLLGIWALILIVKAISLFIFNNEWEAGIIEKEVGKNKKTLDF
- a CDS encoding LytR/AlgR family response regulator transcription factor, with the protein product MIKTVIIEDEKPASRKLERMLSNFPDIEVVAKIESVEEGVAWFSENEHPQLIFSDIVLGDGLSFDIFEKVPTKGFIIYTTAFDQYTLRAFKLNSIDYLLKPILEEDLSGAIEKFKSFIPSNNDIGSQDIKQLIKKEKSVLSRVLVKIGYNLKIVQTHEISCFFSENKIVYLQTDERSYPSDFTLDELADILDEKKFFRVNRQFIINSDYIKSIHTSPYYKVDLEFQPQEEISISRDRVKDFKDWLVS